CGTGATATGGAGACGATAACAATTGACCCTACCGACTCCAAAGACTTCGACGATGCTTTGTCGCTGAGAATCGACGAAAAAGGCCATTATCACCTTAGCGTCCATATCGCCGACGTCGCAAATTATGTCAAAGCTGGCACAGCGCTCGACCAAGAGGCATTTTTACGTTGCAATTCTACATATTTTCCTGGGAACTGCATCCCCATGCTTCCGTACCAGCTTTCTAACAACATATGCAGCCTTAAGCCCGACGTCGAAAGGCTTACGGCTTCCGTCCTTATGGAATATGATGGTGAAGGCAATCTTGTCGACTATAAAATCGTACGTTCCGTTATACGCAGCAAGAAGAGGTTCACCTACCGCGAAGCCAAAGAAGTCCTCGACGGCAAGCTTGAGAGCCAATACGCTCCCCTTCTTAAGAACCTTGAGGCGTTGTGTCATATTTTTAAAAAGAAACGCTCAGAACGCGGGTGTGTCGAGTTTGCTCTGCCAGAAGTTCGTGTTATCGTCGATGATGATGGTGTCCCTACCGGAATGGAGTTCATCGAATATGACATCACCCACCAGCTTGTCGAAGAGTGTATGCTTAAAGCCAACGAAGTCATCGCCAAGCATATCAGCGGTCTCGAGAAAAAGCTGCCATTCCGTATCCATCCAGAGCCCAGCGAACAGAACTTTTCTGCCCTTGTCGAGACAGCGACAGCGCTAGGTTTTAAGGTGTCATCGCGTCCTACGTCAGAAGAGCTGCAGAAGATGTTCAACGAGATCGAGAACACCGAGCAGGCACGACACCTTGCGATATGTTTCATCAAAAGCATGCCTATCGCCTTCTATTCCGCCGAAAACATCGGCCACTACGGACTCGGCCTCGAATACTACTGCCACTTCACCAGCCCAATACGTCGCTATAGCGACCTCGTAGTACAGCGCATCCTCTTCGAAGAGACGAAGATCTCCGACGAAGACCTCGACAATGTCACAGAAGCATGCTCAGAGCAGGAACGCATAAGCTCCCGCGCCGAGAATGCCGTAAAGATCCTTAAGAAGCTGCGGTATATCGCCGCCGCCAAAGAAAAAGATCCGTACGTCCAATACGACGCCCTCGTAATAAAAGTTACCGGACGCGGCATCGTCTTCGAGATCCCGGAAATCATGGTCGAAGGATTCCTTCACGTCAGTGCCCTTTCCAAAGATTATTTCGTATACAATGAGGCATCTTCAACACTACGAGGACGCAATACTGGCAAAACGTATCACAGCGGCAGCGCCATCACCGTCATGCCGAAGAATATCGACCTAATAAAATCACAGGCGAAGTGGGATCAAATAACGTGACATTGCCAAAAGAATACTACCAAGGAGAT
Above is a genomic segment from Waddliaceae bacterium containing:
- a CDS encoding VacB/RNase II family 3'-5' exoribonuclease, with the translated sequence MVKNKDDKERQLAGIMRAHPRGFGFVGVEGYDQDIFIPKSRMSGAIDGDDVSVEVYDIVSEKGPEGRVVEIVKRSKKHLVGTIVKASDGDILAHVPLLGDAHRVVVMNPKGRELILGDRVVLDVEEWGDDGAETSCSVHKHMGNISEASYDIAVAGEEYNIRSAFPKNVIKEVEKLPNTVLEEDLNSREDFRDMETITIDPTDSKDFDDALSLRIDEKGHYHLSVHIADVANYVKAGTALDQEAFLRCNSTYFPGNCIPMLPYQLSNNICSLKPDVERLTASVLMEYDGEGNLVDYKIVRSVIRSKKRFTYREAKEVLDGKLESQYAPLLKNLEALCHIFKKKRSERGCVEFALPEVRVIVDDDGVPTGMEFIEYDITHQLVEECMLKANEVIAKHISGLEKKLPFRIHPEPSEQNFSALVETATALGFKVSSRPTSEELQKMFNEIENTEQARHLAICFIKSMPIAFYSAENIGHYGLGLEYYCHFTSPIRRYSDLVVQRILFEETKISDEDLDNVTEACSEQERISSRAENAVKILKKLRYIAAAKEKDPYVQYDALVIKVTGRGIVFEIPEIMVEGFLHVSALSKDYFVYNEASSTLRGRNTGKTYHSGSAITVMPKNIDLIKSQAKWDQIT